Proteins co-encoded in one Aerococcaceae bacterium DSM 111021 genomic window:
- a CDS encoding aminotransferase class I/II-fold pyridoxal phosphate-dependent enzyme has protein sequence MKDAAIDEIRAEYKIRRDYLLDRFRKMGFDVSTPNGAFYLFIKVPTWFQGDDMDFCLKVAHEAKVGFVPGQAFGDAGRKYFRLSYATSLEELEQAVDCIEAFINKNKPA, from the coding sequence ATTAAAGACGCAGCCATTGATGAGATTCGTGCAGAATACAAAATTCGCCGTGACTACTTATTAGATCGTTTCCGTAAAATGGGCTTCGATGTTTCAACACCCAATGGAGCTTTCTACTTATTCATCAAAGTTCCAACTTGGTTTCAAGGTGACGACATGGACTTCTGTCTCAAAGTAGCTCACGAAGCTAAAGTTGGTTTCGTACCTGGTCAAGCCTTTGGCGATGCTGGAAGAAAATACTTCCGTCTAAGCTATGCTACAAGTCTTGAAGAACTTGAACAAGCAGTTGATTGTATTGAAGCGTTCATTAATAAGAATAAACCTGCTTAG
- the citG gene encoding triphosphoribosyl-dephospho-CoA synthase CitG, which translates to MHNCIPRLATKALMYEVSLSPKPGLVDRLNNGSHRDMNFFTFVDSVLSFEPFFKQYYELGRSLQQTNDLNGLFKGSRRIGINAEIAMFEATRGINTHKGANFSFALLLVAVGYIIEREQLSTWSASHTTEAFQLIRLMTKDTLLKDFDDIHTKEHLSHGERLYIEHGITGIRGEAVSGYPILQDVLMPYLRSLDNPMLEHNLLKALMLIMGHIEDGNIIHRGGFEAWETIKIEALELFNQQSEPRKFLESLHEYDQVMIERHLSPGGAADALALGIFLSLLEQSEF; encoded by the coding sequence ATGCATAATTGCATTCCTCGACTAGCAACGAAAGCTCTGATGTATGAAGTGTCTCTTTCTCCTAAACCAGGTTTAGTTGACCGACTCAATAACGGTTCACATCGAGATATGAACTTTTTTACTTTTGTCGATAGTGTTCTTTCATTTGAACCCTTCTTTAAGCAGTATTACGAATTAGGGAGAAGTTTGCAGCAAACAAATGATTTAAATGGCTTATTTAAAGGTTCTAGACGAATTGGAATTAACGCTGAAATAGCTATGTTTGAAGCTACTCGTGGTATCAATACACATAAAGGCGCTAACTTTTCATTCGCTCTTTTACTTGTTGCTGTGGGTTATATTATTGAGCGTGAGCAATTGTCGACTTGGTCAGCCTCTCACACAACTGAAGCTTTCCAACTGATTCGTTTAATGACTAAGGATACCTTACTCAAAGATTTTGATGATATTCATACAAAAGAGCATTTATCACATGGTGAGAGACTTTATATTGAACATGGTATTACCGGTATTCGTGGCGAAGCTGTCAGTGGTTACCCTATCTTACAAGATGTGTTGATGCCTTATTTACGCAGTTTAGATAATCCTATGTTGGAACACAATCTATTAAAAGCATTAATGCTAATTATGGGACACATTGAAGATGGCAATATCATCCACCGTGGTGGTTTCGAAGCTTGGGAAACAATCAAGATAGAAGCACTCGAATTGTTTAATCAACAAAGTGAGCCACGTAAATTTCTTGAAAGCTTGCACGAATATGACCAAGTGATGATTGAACGTCATCTTAGCCCTGGTGGTGCAGCGGATGCTTTGGCCTTAGGAATCTTCTTGTCTCTATTGGAGCAGTCTGAGTTTTAA